From one Streptomyces sp. ICC1 genomic stretch:
- a CDS encoding deoxyguanosinetriphosphate triphosphohydrolase, with amino-acid sequence MEGLEGTTASARPPYDPADTERWATEPDKRPGRTAFQRDRARVLHSASLRRLAGKTQVVTPGTRSYDWDASPRTRLTHSLECAQVGRELGAALGCDPDLVEAACLSHDMGHPPFGHNGEEALNEFAKDCGGFEGNAQSLRLLTRLEPKRFVPDPGSGELVSVGLNLTRACLDAATKYPWARGDHPTEPDSVKFGAYEDDLPVFEWLRRGAPADRKCFEAQVMDWSDDVAYSVHDFEDGLHAGHLDPNLLFAEPERTAIWRVAIGRYVPSDTEPEELREALDRLMGEEWWPHGYDGSAVAQARLKDATSQLIGRFCLAAEGATRQAYGTGRLTRYAAELVVPREARNECAVLKAVADLYVMQRDEQERIRADQRVVLAELAEALSARAPEGLDPQFRAIFDAAPDDRARKRAVVDQIAALTDASARSLHARLTLRTRRAEG; translated from the coding sequence ATGGAAGGCTTGGAAGGCACCACCGCGTCCGCTCGTCCGCCCTACGATCCCGCCGACACCGAGCGCTGGGCGACCGAGCCCGACAAACGGCCAGGCCGGACCGCGTTCCAGCGCGACCGCGCCCGCGTGCTGCACTCCGCCTCCCTGCGCCGGCTCGCCGGGAAGACCCAGGTCGTCACCCCCGGCACGCGTTCCTACGACTGGGACGCCAGCCCCCGCACCCGCCTGACCCACTCCCTGGAGTGCGCCCAGGTCGGCCGCGAGCTGGGCGCCGCGCTGGGCTGCGATCCCGATCTCGTCGAGGCGGCCTGCCTCTCGCACGACATGGGCCACCCGCCCTTCGGCCACAACGGCGAGGAGGCGCTCAACGAGTTCGCCAAGGACTGCGGCGGCTTCGAGGGCAACGCCCAGTCGCTGCGCCTGCTGACCCGGCTGGAGCCCAAGCGGTTCGTCCCCGATCCGGGGAGCGGCGAGCTGGTGAGCGTCGGCCTGAACCTGACCCGGGCCTGCCTGGACGCGGCCACCAAGTACCCCTGGGCGCGCGGGGACCACCCGACCGAACCGGACTCGGTGAAGTTCGGCGCGTACGAGGACGACCTGCCGGTCTTCGAGTGGCTGCGCCGCGGCGCGCCCGCCGACCGCAAGTGCTTCGAGGCGCAGGTCATGGACTGGTCGGACGACGTGGCGTACTCCGTCCACGACTTCGAGGACGGCCTGCACGCCGGCCACCTCGACCCGAACCTGCTGTTCGCCGAGCCGGAGCGCACCGCGATCTGGCGGGTCGCCATCGGCCGCTACGTGCCCTCCGACACCGAGCCGGAGGAACTGCGCGAGGCGCTGGACCGGTTGATGGGCGAGGAGTGGTGGCCGCACGGGTACGACGGCTCGGCCGTGGCCCAGGCCCGCCTGAAGGACGCCACCAGCCAGCTGATCGGCCGCTTCTGCCTGGCCGCCGAGGGGGCGACCCGACAGGCGTACGGAACCGGCCGGCTGACCCGGTACGCGGCGGAGCTGGTGGTTCCGCGCGAAGCGCGCAACGAGTGCGCCGTGCTGAAGGCGGTCGCCGACCTGTACGTGATGCAGCGCGACGAGCAGGAGCGCATCCGAGCCGATCAGCGCGTGGTCCTGGCCGAGCTCGCGGAGGCCCTGAGCGCCCGCGCGCCCGAGGGGCTGGACCCGCAGTTCCGGGCGATCTTCGACGCGGCGCCGGACGACCGGGCCCGCAAACGCGCGGTCGTCGACCAGATCGCGGCGCTCACGGACGCCTCCGCGCGCTCCCTGCACGCCCGCCTCACGCTGCGCACCCGACGCGCCGAAGGGTGA
- a CDS encoding FAD-dependent oxidoreductase has product MVDAHRTFVIVGAGLAGAKAAETLRSEGFTGRVILIGDEREHPYERPPLSKGYLSGKEERESVFVHEPSWYAASDIELHLGQPAVQLDREAKKVVLGDGTALPYDKLLLATGAEPRRLDIPGTGLVGVHHLRRLAHAERLRGALAGLGRDNGHLLIAGAGWIGLEVAAAARGYGAEVTVIEPEATPLHTVLGPEVGRLFADLHTEHGVRFHFGARLTEIVGHDGMVLAARTDDGEEHPAHAVLAAIGASPRTALAETSGLALVDREHGGGIAVDASLRTSDPDVFAVGDVAAAHHPVLGARLRVEHWANALNGGPAAARAMLGQEVSYDRVPYFFSDQYDVGLEYSGYAPAGGYDQVLIRGDVGKREFIAFWLSDGRVLAGMNVNVWDVTEHIQALIRSKAPVDREKLADPSIPLSALVPAEGA; this is encoded by the coding sequence GTGGTCGACGCACACCGGACGTTCGTCATCGTCGGCGCAGGGCTCGCCGGAGCCAAGGCAGCCGAGACGCTGCGTTCCGAGGGGTTCACGGGGCGGGTGATCCTGATCGGCGACGAGCGCGAGCATCCCTACGAGAGGCCCCCGCTCTCCAAGGGCTACCTGTCGGGCAAGGAGGAGCGTGAGAGCGTCTTCGTCCACGAGCCGTCCTGGTACGCGGCCTCCGACATCGAGCTGCACCTCGGCCAGCCCGCGGTCCAGCTGGACCGGGAGGCCAAGAAGGTGGTCCTCGGCGACGGCACGGCGCTGCCCTACGACAAGCTGCTCCTGGCCACCGGAGCCGAGCCGCGCCGGCTCGACATCCCGGGCACCGGCCTGGTCGGGGTGCACCACCTGCGCCGGCTCGCGCACGCCGAGCGGCTGCGCGGGGCCCTCGCGGGCCTGGGCCGGGACAACGGGCACCTGCTGATCGCGGGCGCCGGCTGGATCGGCCTGGAGGTCGCCGCGGCGGCCCGGGGGTACGGGGCCGAGGTCACCGTGATCGAGCCGGAGGCGACCCCGCTGCACACGGTGCTGGGCCCGGAGGTCGGCCGGCTCTTCGCCGACCTGCACACCGAGCACGGGGTCCGCTTCCACTTCGGGGCCCGGCTGACCGAGATCGTCGGGCACGACGGCATGGTCCTGGCAGCCCGCACCGACGACGGCGAGGAGCACCCGGCGCACGCGGTCCTCGCGGCGATCGGGGCCTCGCCGCGGACCGCCCTGGCGGAGACCTCGGGCCTGGCCCTGGTGGACCGGGAGCACGGCGGCGGGATCGCCGTGGACGCCTCGCTGCGCACCTCCGACCCGGACGTCTTCGCGGTCGGCGACGTGGCGGCCGCGCACCACCCCGTGCTGGGGGCCCGGCTGCGGGTGGAGCACTGGGCGAACGCCCTCAACGGGGGCCCGGCCGCCGCGCGGGCGATGCTGGGGCAGGAGGTCTCGTACGACCGGGTGCCGTACTTCTTCTCCGACCAGTACGACGTGGGCCTGGAGTACTCGGGGTACGCCCCGGCGGGCGGCTACGACCAGGTGCTCATCCGCGGCGACGTGGGCAAGCGGGAGTTCATCGCCTTCTGGCTCTCGGACGGCCGGGTCCTGGCCGGGATGAACGTGAACGTGTGGGACGTCACCGAGCACATCCAGGCCCTGATCAGGTCAAAGGCGCCCGTGGACCGCGAGAAACTGGCGGATCCATCGATTCCGCTTTCGGCCCTGGTACCGGCGGAGGGGGCCTGA
- the dnaG gene encoding DNA primase, whose product MAGRINEDDVKAVRDAVPIDAVVSEYLQLRNAGGGNLKGLCPFHDEKSPSFQVSPSKGFYHCFGCQAGGDTLDFIMKIDHLSFSEAVERLAGTAGITLRYEEGGYTAGSSGRGERIRLVEAHKAAALFYMDQLDSAEAEIGRKFLAERGFDQAAAAHFSVGYSPAGWDHLTRFLRGKGFSDKELITSGLAQDSRSGKPIDRFRGRLMWPIRDISGEVVGFGARKLRDDDNGPKYLNTPETSIYKKSQVLYGIDLAKKEIAKTSRAVVVEGYTDVMACHLAGVTTAIATCGTAFGGDHIKILRRLLMDNATAEVIFTFDGDSAGQKAALRAFEDDQKFAAETSITIAPDGMDPCDLRLAQGDAAVSGLVEARTPLFEFALRHIVSRHNLENPAGRAAALEEAAPIIKKIKNIGIQHESAVQLAGMLGMRDEQFVVKRIAQLDRWSRDRGNQPQQQRRGHSYEDIAAPAATPSGPALNLRSPSHITERELLKLALQRPALVSPAFDAYGMDEFTAPPYAAVRQAIQDAGGASLGTEDYVIRVREAAPNDTVRALVTELVVEAIHAKTVDEVYAGVQLVQVRLRAVDRRVHEIQGTMARLGPQAPPEQLAAVQEELWVLQQYGRRLRNRGAEGL is encoded by the coding sequence GTGGCAGGACGGATCAACGAAGACGACGTGAAGGCGGTACGGGACGCGGTCCCGATCGACGCCGTGGTCTCGGAGTACCTCCAGCTGCGCAACGCCGGCGGCGGCAACCTCAAGGGCCTCTGCCCCTTCCACGACGAGAAGTCCCCGTCCTTCCAGGTCAGCCCCAGCAAGGGCTTCTACCACTGCTTCGGCTGCCAGGCGGGCGGGGACACCCTCGACTTCATCATGAAGATCGACCACCTCTCCTTCTCGGAGGCGGTCGAGCGCCTGGCCGGCACGGCCGGCATCACCCTGCGGTACGAGGAGGGCGGCTACACCGCCGGCAGCAGCGGACGCGGCGAGCGCATCCGGCTGGTCGAGGCGCACAAGGCGGCCGCCCTCTTCTACATGGACCAGCTCGACAGCGCCGAAGCGGAGATCGGCCGCAAGTTCCTGGCCGAGCGCGGCTTCGACCAGGCCGCCGCCGCGCACTTCAGCGTCGGCTACAGCCCGGCCGGCTGGGACCACCTGACCCGCTTCCTGCGCGGCAAGGGCTTCAGCGACAAGGAACTGATCACCTCGGGCCTGGCCCAGGACAGCCGCAGCGGAAAGCCCATCGACCGCTTCCGCGGCCGCCTCATGTGGCCCATCCGCGACATCAGCGGCGAGGTCGTCGGCTTCGGCGCGCGCAAGCTGCGCGACGACGACAACGGCCCCAAGTACCTGAACACGCCCGAGACCTCGATCTACAAGAAGTCCCAGGTGCTGTACGGCATCGACCTGGCCAAGAAGGAGATCGCCAAGACCTCCCGGGCCGTCGTCGTCGAGGGCTACACCGATGTGATGGCCTGCCACCTGGCCGGGGTCACCACCGCGATCGCCACCTGTGGCACCGCCTTCGGCGGCGACCACATCAAGATCCTGCGCCGCCTGCTCATGGACAACGCGACCGCCGAGGTGATCTTCACCTTCGACGGCGACTCGGCCGGGCAGAAGGCCGCACTGCGCGCCTTCGAGGACGACCAGAAGTTCGCCGCCGAGACCTCCATCACCATCGCCCCGGACGGCATGGACCCCTGCGACCTGCGCCTGGCCCAGGGCGACGCGGCCGTGTCCGGACTGGTCGAGGCCCGCACGCCGCTGTTCGAGTTCGCGCTGCGGCACATCGTCTCCCGGCACAACCTGGAGAATCCGGCGGGGCGGGCGGCCGCGCTGGAAGAAGCCGCCCCGATCATCAAGAAGATCAAGAACATCGGGATCCAGCACGAGTCCGCGGTCCAGCTCGCCGGCATGCTCGGCATGCGCGACGAGCAGTTCGTGGTCAAGCGGATCGCCCAGCTGGACCGCTGGTCCCGGGACCGGGGGAACCAGCCCCAGCAGCAGCGCCGGGGCCACTCCTACGAGGACATCGCCGCGCCGGCCGCCACGCCCTCGGGCCCCGCGCTGAACCTGCGCAGCCCCTCCCACATCACCGAGCGCGAGCTGCTCAAGCTGGCGCTGCAGCGCCCGGCGCTGGTCTCCCCCGCCTTCGACGCGTACGGGATGGACGAGTTCACCGCCCCGCCCTACGCGGCCGTCCGCCAGGCCATCCAGGACGCCGGCGGCGCCTCCCTGGGCACCGAGGACTATGTGATCCGGGTCCGGGAGGCCGCGCCGAACGACACCGTCCGCGCACTGGTCACCGAGCTCGTCGTCGAGGCCATCCACGCGAAGACGGTCGACGAGGTCTACGCCGGGGTCCAGCTGGTCCAGGTCCGGCTCCGCGCGGTCGACCGCCGGGTGCACGAGATCCAGGGCACGATGGCCCGCCTCGGCCCGCAGGCCCCGCCGGAGCAGCTGGCGGCGGTCCAGGAGGAGCTGTGGGTCCTCCAGCAGTACGGGCGGCGCCTGCGCAACCGGGGCGCGGAAGGCCTGTAG
- a CDS encoding quinone oxidoreductase, translating into MRAIQVYEVGGPEVLQEAEVDQPRPGPGEAVVEVAASGVNFLDVYHREGRYSLPLPFTPGAEGAGTVVEVGPGVADVAVGDRVGWVEIPGTYAERAVVDSSRLVPLPDDIGFETAAAVLLQGMTAHYLVKDAYPVQGGDTVLVHAAAGGMGLLLTQLITHLGGRVIGTTSTTAKAELAKRAGAAEVILSSAVDDLAAEVRRLNGGQGLPVVFDGVGAHTFDASLASLRTRGHLVLFGAASGAVPPFDPIRLAHGGSLTLIRPSLGDFIADRSELLRRAADVFEWVRSKALEVTVTGRYALSEAAQAHSDLEARRTTGKLLVVPDAAAIGRREETQS; encoded by the coding sequence ATGCGAGCGATTCAGGTGTACGAAGTGGGCGGTCCCGAGGTGCTGCAGGAGGCCGAGGTGGACCAGCCGCGGCCGGGTCCGGGCGAGGCGGTCGTGGAGGTCGCCGCATCCGGGGTCAACTTCCTCGACGTCTACCACCGCGAAGGCCGGTACAGCCTCCCGCTGCCCTTCACCCCGGGCGCTGAGGGCGCCGGCACGGTCGTCGAAGTTGGACCCGGCGTCGCTGACGTCGCAGTCGGGGACCGGGTCGGTTGGGTGGAGATTCCCGGCACGTATGCCGAGCGGGCCGTCGTGGACTCCTCCCGGCTGGTGCCGCTGCCCGACGATATCGGCTTCGAGACAGCCGCCGCCGTGCTCCTCCAAGGCATGACCGCGCACTATCTCGTCAAGGACGCCTACCCGGTTCAGGGGGGCGACACGGTGCTCGTGCATGCGGCTGCTGGTGGCATGGGGCTGCTTTTGACCCAGCTCATCACCCATCTCGGCGGCAGGGTGATCGGCACGACGTCGACCACGGCGAAGGCCGAGCTGGCGAAGCGTGCCGGGGCCGCTGAGGTGATCCTTTCCTCCGCAGTCGACGATCTCGCAGCCGAAGTGAGGCGGCTCAACGGCGGTCAGGGACTGCCGGTTGTCTTCGACGGCGTCGGCGCGCACACCTTCGATGCGAGCCTCGCCAGCCTGCGAACCCGCGGCCATCTCGTGCTCTTCGGCGCGGCAAGTGGTGCCGTGCCGCCGTTTGATCCGATTCGGCTCGCCCACGGCGGTTCGCTGACCCTGATCCGGCCCAGCCTCGGGGACTTCATCGCCGATCGGTCCGAACTGCTCCGACGGGCCGCCGATGTGTTCGAGTGGGTGCGCTCCAAGGCGCTTGAGGTCACCGTAACGGGCCGCTACGCATTGTCCGAGGCCGCCCAGGCCCACAGCGATCTGGAGGCTCGGCGTACCACCGGCAAGCTGCTCGTCGTACCCGATGCGGCCGCTATTGGACGCCGCGAGGAGACGCAGAGCTGA
- a CDS encoding DUF4158 domain-containing protein: MTSIERTAYPRFKRLVSTHELHLFFAPTREEAAWAAERMDADGDQLALLLALKSYQRMGRFPRPEEYPEAVVDFVRRAVELPEATPVRVGGRTAVRKRPVVHSSTLDGLGLLSQTRVQSRRLSSRRGRRAGPLAGNRIALNGVGGG, encoded by the coding sequence ATGACTTCGATCGAGCGGACTGCGTATCCGCGTTTCAAGCGGCTGGTCAGTACGCATGAGCTGCATCTGTTCTTCGCGCCGACGCGGGAGGAGGCGGCGTGGGCGGCGGAGCGGATGGACGCGGATGGAGATCAGCTGGCCCTGCTGCTGGCGTTGAAGTCGTACCAGCGGATGGGCCGGTTCCCGAGGCCGGAGGAGTATCCGGAGGCGGTGGTCGATTTCGTGCGCCGCGCGGTGGAGCTGCCGGAGGCTACGCCGGTGCGGGTGGGTGGCCGTACGGCGGTGCGGAAGCGGCCGGTGGTGCATTCGTCGACCCTTGACGGCCTCGGTCTCCTGTCCCAGACCCGGGTGCAAAGCAGGCGTCTCAGCTCTCGGCGGGGGCGGCGGGCTGGTCCGCTTGCCGGGAATCGGATCGCCCTCAACGGGGTTGGTGGGGGATGA
- a CDS encoding gamma-glutamylcyclotransferase family protein, whose product MTSADRPEGHGEGTIPPGELRAGTRAGIRAAEELPELPFFVYGTLRPGEVNHDLFLRGRTAAEEPARLPDAALYEGPGYPYAVDRPGSAVAGELITPAPGAYGELLVALDLLEEYEGPGSPGNIYDRTAREALLPDGTPVRAWVYLAATPLARRLARSGRQIPGGDWLRR is encoded by the coding sequence ATGACATCGGCCGATCGGCCGGAAGGCCACGGCGAAGGAACGATTCCCCCGGGGGAGCTCCGTGCCGGGACCCGCGCCGGGATCCGCGCGGCGGAGGAACTGCCGGAGCTGCCCTTCTTCGTCTACGGGACCTTGCGGCCGGGCGAGGTCAACCACGACCTGTTCCTGCGCGGCCGCACGGCCGCCGAGGAGCCCGCCCGCCTGCCGGACGCGGCGCTGTACGAGGGCCCCGGATACCCCTACGCCGTCGACCGCCCGGGCTCCGCCGTGGCCGGGGAGCTGATCACCCCGGCCCCGGGCGCCTACGGGGAACTCCTCGTCGCGCTCGATCTGCTGGAGGAGTACGAGGGCCCCGGCAGCCCCGGCAACATCTACGACCGCACCGCCCGCGAGGCCCTGCTCCCCGACGGCACCCCGGTCCGTGCCTGGGTCTACCTGGCGGCGACCCCACTGGCCCGCCGCCTCGCCCGCTCCGGCAGGCAGATCCCCGGCGGCGACTGGCTGCGCCGCTAG
- a CDS encoding FAD-dependent oxidoreductase: MSEQTQQTEHVRRGVVVVGAGMAGVQTAVALREQGWTGPVTLLGAEPHQPYDRPPLSKAVLLGKAEDSAFDVDFEGLDIELRLGVEVTGLRAAAHEVDTGAGPVPYGALVLATGARPLTLPGAEGVPGVHLLRTLDDAARLRPVLAAGSAVVVVGAGWIGAEFATAAREAGCEVTVVEAAERVLAGALPAEVAEPMGRWYAEAGAALLTGARVASVEAGRVLLADGRELPAGAVVVGIGARPATDWLAGSGVELGPDGAVVADEHLRTSVPGVYAVGDCASFPSGRYGERLLVHHWDNALQGPRAVAANIMAAAPAGADPAGADPAEPPAGEQSYDPVPYFWSEQFGRFVQYAGHHGAADTLLWRGDPAAATWSVCWLREGRLVAVLAVGRPRDLAQGRRLVESGARVDPAKVADPAVALKSTVLQP, from the coding sequence GTGAGCGAGCAGACGCAACAGACGGAACACGTGCGACGCGGCGTCGTCGTCGTAGGCGCCGGCATGGCCGGCGTCCAGACCGCGGTCGCCCTCCGGGAACAGGGCTGGACCGGCCCCGTCACCCTGCTGGGCGCCGAACCCCACCAGCCCTACGACCGGCCGCCGCTGTCCAAGGCGGTGCTCCTCGGCAAGGCCGAGGACTCGGCCTTCGACGTCGACTTCGAAGGGCTGGACATCGAGCTGCGCCTCGGCGTCGAGGTCACCGGCCTGCGGGCCGCCGCGCACGAGGTGGACACCGGCGCGGGCCCGGTCCCGTACGGGGCCCTCGTACTGGCGACGGGCGCGCGGCCGCTGACCCTGCCCGGAGCGGAGGGCGTCCCGGGCGTGCACCTGCTGCGCACCCTGGACGACGCGGCCAGGCTGCGGCCCGTGCTCGCGGCGGGTTCCGCCGTGGTGGTGGTCGGCGCGGGCTGGATCGGCGCGGAGTTCGCCACGGCCGCCCGCGAGGCCGGCTGCGAGGTGACCGTGGTCGAGGCGGCCGAGCGGGTCCTGGCGGGCGCGCTGCCGGCGGAGGTCGCCGAGCCGATGGGCCGCTGGTACGCCGAGGCGGGCGCCGCGCTGCTGACGGGCGCGCGGGTGGCCTCCGTCGAGGCGGGCCGCGTGCTGCTGGCGGACGGGCGGGAACTGCCGGCCGGCGCGGTCGTGGTGGGCATCGGCGCCCGGCCCGCGACGGACTGGCTGGCGGGTTCGGGGGTCGAGCTGGGCCCGGACGGGGCGGTCGTCGCCGACGAGCACCTGCGCACCTCGGTGCCCGGGGTGTACGCCGTGGGGGACTGCGCGTCGTTCCCCTCCGGGCGGTACGGGGAGCGGCTGCTCGTGCACCACTGGGACAACGCGCTGCAGGGGCCGCGGGCGGTGGCGGCGAACATCATGGCCGCGGCCCCCGCCGGTGCGGACCCGGCCGGTGCGGACCCGGCCGAGCCGCCGGCCGGCGAGCAGAGCTACGACCCGGTGCCGTACTTCTGGTCCGAGCAGTTCGGCCGGTTCGTGCAGTACGCCGGCCACCACGGCGCCGCGGACACGCTGCTGTGGCGCGGCGACCCGGCCGCCGCCACCTGGTCCGTGTGCTGGCTGCGCGAGGGCCGGCTGGTCGCCGTCCTCGCGGTGGGCCGCCCCCGCGACCTGGCCCAGGGCCGCCGCCTCGTCGAGTCGGGCGCGCGGGTGGACCCGGCGAAGGTCGCCGACCCGGCGGTCGCGCTGAAGTCGACGGTGCTCCAGCCGTAG
- the thiO gene encoding glycine oxidase ThiO, producing the protein MHSSRKSRSPGYDVLVIGGGIIGLVTAWRAARSGLRTALADPAPGGGAARVAAGMLAAVTELHYGEETLLGLNVASAARYPDFAAELAEASGGMDIGYRACGTLAVALDADDRLHLRELHALQRRCGLESQWLTGRECRRLEPMLAPGVRGGLRVDGDHQVDPRRLAAALLAACERAGVAIHRANAARLLTAADRASGAVLDDAGATELLADQVVLAAGSLSGRLDGVPPEVVAPVRPVKGQVLRLAVPPAYAPFLSRTVRAVVRGSHVYLVPRENGELVVGATSEELGWDTTVTAGGVYELLRDAHELVPGITELPLVETRAGLRPGSPDNAPLLGPTELPGLHLATGHYRNGVLLTPLTGDVMAELLTTGELPEIARPFTPRRFARTRQESYA; encoded by the coding sequence ATGCATTCATCCAGGAAGAGCCGGAGTCCCGGCTACGACGTCCTCGTCATCGGGGGCGGCATCATCGGCCTGGTCACCGCCTGGCGGGCGGCCCGGAGCGGGCTGCGCACCGCACTGGCCGATCCGGCGCCCGGCGGCGGCGCCGCCCGGGTCGCGGCGGGCATGCTCGCCGCCGTCACCGAGCTGCACTACGGCGAGGAGACGCTGCTCGGGCTGAACGTGGCCTCCGCCGCGCGCTACCCGGATTTCGCCGCCGAACTCGCCGAGGCCAGCGGCGGCATGGACATCGGCTACCGGGCCTGCGGCACCCTCGCCGTGGCCCTCGACGCCGACGACCGCCTCCACCTGCGCGAACTGCACGCCCTCCAGCGCCGCTGCGGCCTGGAGTCGCAGTGGCTGACCGGCCGGGAGTGCCGCCGCCTGGAGCCGATGCTGGCCCCGGGCGTACGCGGCGGCCTGCGCGTGGACGGCGACCACCAGGTCGACCCGCGCCGCCTCGCGGCCGCGCTGCTGGCCGCGTGCGAGCGGGCCGGGGTCGCGATCCACCGGGCGAACGCGGCACGGCTGCTGACCGCCGCCGACCGGGCCTCGGGCGCGGTCCTCGACGACGCCGGAGCCACGGAGCTGCTCGCCGACCAGGTGGTGCTGGCCGCGGGCTCGCTCAGCGGGCGCCTGGACGGCGTACCGCCCGAGGTCGTGGCGCCCGTACGGCCGGTGAAGGGCCAGGTGCTGCGGCTCGCGGTACCGCCGGCGTACGCGCCGTTCCTGTCCCGGACGGTACGGGCCGTCGTGCGCGGCAGCCACGTCTACCTGGTGCCGCGCGAGAACGGCGAGCTCGTCGTCGGCGCCACCAGCGAGGAGCTCGGCTGGGACACCACCGTCACCGCGGGCGGGGTCTACGAGCTGCTGCGCGACGCCCACGAGCTGGTCCCCGGCATCACCGAGCTCCCGCTGGTGGAGACCCGGGCGGGGCTGCGGCCCGGCTCGCCGGACAACGCCCCGCTGCTCGGCCCGACCGAGCTGCCGGGCCTGCACCTGGCCACCGGGCACTACCGCAACGGGGTCCTGCTGACCCCGCTGACCGGGGACGTCATGGCGGAACTGCTGACCACCGGCGAACTCCCCGAGATCGCCCGCCCCTTCACCCCCCGTCGTTTCGCCCGCACGCGGCAGGAGTCGTACGCATGA
- the thiS gene encoding sulfur carrier protein ThiS, which produces MTISVNGEQREIAAGTTLGAVVATLTQATKGVAAALNETVVPRGQWSLTSVRDGDRVEVLTAVQGG; this is translated from the coding sequence ATGACCATTTCCGTCAACGGCGAGCAGCGCGAGATCGCGGCCGGAACCACCCTCGGAGCGGTGGTCGCCACCCTGACCCAGGCCACGAAGGGGGTCGCGGCGGCCCTGAACGAGACCGTGGTGCCGCGCGGCCAGTGGTCCCTCACCTCGGTGCGCGACGGCGACCGCGTCGAGGTCCTCACCGCGGTCCAGGGAGGCTGA
- a CDS encoding thiazole synthase yields MPDAPDDAFTLAGRTFSSRLIMGTGGAPSLDILERALVASGTELTTVAMRRLDPTVQGSVLSVLNRLGIAVLPNTAGCFTAGEAVLTARLAREALGTDWIKLEVVADERTLLPDGVELLDAAEVLVDEGFTVLPYTNDDPVLARKLEDVGCAAIMPLGSPIGSGMGIRNPHNFELIAERAGVPVILDAGAGTASDVALAMELGCSAVMLASAVTRAQLPVLMAAAMRDAVTAGRLAHRAGRIPERRFAEASSPVEGRAALDPERPAF; encoded by the coding sequence ATGCCCGATGCGCCCGACGACGCCTTCACCCTGGCCGGCCGGACCTTCTCCTCGCGCCTGATCATGGGCACGGGAGGGGCGCCGAGCCTGGACATCCTGGAACGGGCGCTGGTGGCCTCCGGCACCGAGCTCACGACGGTGGCGATGCGCCGGCTGGACCCGACGGTGCAGGGCTCCGTCCTGTCCGTCCTGAACCGGCTCGGGATCGCCGTACTGCCGAACACGGCGGGCTGCTTCACGGCGGGCGAGGCGGTGCTCACCGCCCGGCTGGCCCGCGAGGCCCTCGGCACGGACTGGATCAAGCTGGAGGTCGTCGCGGACGAGCGGACGCTCCTGCCGGACGGGGTGGAACTGCTCGACGCCGCCGAAGTGCTGGTGGACGAGGGCTTCACGGTCCTGCCCTACACGAACGACGACCCGGTGCTCGCGCGCAAGCTGGAGGACGTGGGCTGTGCGGCGATCATGCCGCTGGGGTCTCCGATCGGCTCCGGGATGGGCATCCGCAACCCGCACAACTTCGAGCTGATCGCGGAGCGGGCCGGGGTTCCGGTGATCCTGGACGCGGGGGCCGGGACGGCCTCGGACGTGGCCCTGGCCATGGAACTGGGCTGCTCGGCGGTGATGCTCGCCTCCGCGGTGACCCGTGCGCAGCTGCCCGTGCTGATGGCGGCGGCGATGCGGGACGCCGTGACGGCGGGCCGCCTGGCGCACCGCGCGGGACGGATCCCGGAGCGACGCTTCGCGGAGGCCTCCTCCCCGGTGGAGGGCCGCGCCGCCCTCGACCCCGAGCGCCCGGCGTTCTGA